A region of the Cricetulus griseus strain 17A/GY chromosome 7, alternate assembly CriGri-PICRH-1.0, whole genome shotgun sequence genome:
AGTCTCAACCATGCTCtggtgccaccaggcctggccacAGTGCACAGCCATCAAGGGAAAGGCCTTCCCAGAGGAGCTCAGACTCCAGCAGGGCAGAATAACTGCAGTGGCCCGGTCCTTGGAGATGAGCTGCTGAATCTGCTCTGGGTCTAGCCAAGGGGAGACTTAGGTAACCCACTTTGATACCACCCCCCAAAGAGATACCATTGTCCATCCTTGGAGTGTGATCCCAGCTGTACTGGGATGGCAGGAAGAACATTCCCAGAGGAATCAAACTGAGCTCCTTGGAAAAACAGAGGTTTTTCTCAGGAGCTTTGGCCAGGGGGGGCTGAGCAGTTTCCGTCCAAGTAAATAAGGGGGTCCAGGAGTCGGTGGGAAAGGAGTTTGAATTGTTAATTAATGTGAAACAAGGCAAGTAGGTGACAGGTCAGCCAAGGGTGAGCAGGCATGTGGTGATGTTAGCACCTCAGGTGATGGTGCCAGGTAGGGTCCAAGTCTTCAGGAGGCCTTGACTCCCACTCTCACTCTGGCAGTGGGAAGCTGTTCAAGATCAGAGTTCAGTCTTGGATGGGAAGTCCCTTCAGAGTGACAGAGATGCCCCTGGGACACCCAGAAGAGGCACAGGGGCTGGGCTCTCACCCTGGTGATCTGATCTCCATGTggacaccatgagaacaagcATGTGAGAACCAGAGCCCAGCATGGGACCAGTAGTCTTTCAAAGCCACATGGTACAGGATCTCGAGTCCTGGTCCCCGTTTCCTGCCTGTCCCAGGGGACATGGCAGGGTCCTGGGAAAGATGGGCTCTGTGGCCTCTCAAAGGGACTTGCTCCTCTTCTGAGTCTATCTTCTTCCAGTCACCTGTTATCATCTCTGAATCTGAGCCTGGAGAAAGAGGTGGCTAGTTGGCTAGGTCTTCTTGGGGTGTTGGCATCATTGGATCACACTGGGGTCTGAGCACCAGTGTTCTGTGCAAGATGTGCCAGAAGGTTCATAGTCCACAAAAGGGTGGGGGGGCCAATGCTTGTGCTCTTGGGGCTCTTCCTAAGTGTTAATACTTGTCATATTAGCCCAGTCAGGGAAAACATCCAAGTTAAATATGGACCGTCCCCAGGTGTTGACTGACAAAAACACACTTGCGATTCCAATGAAGTTCATTATGAATCCTGATTTTACCTACAGAATAAAAACAGGATCAGTCAGCAACACAGGTCTTGTCTGGGTCTTGTGTTCCTGTATTCAGGTTCCCTCTCATCCCCAGACAAAGCAATTCAAGTGTTATTGTTGCTGGAGGAATCCCCGGGGAGGATCAGCACAGGTAGGTTCTCTATACCCATTATGGCATTGGGAAGTGACTTTGGAGAGGTGATACGAGGCACCCACCACTCCTGTAACCTTCCAGCTCTCTCTGCCACCCATGCTGCATGCCTTCCTAACTGTTATGAGCCATCACTCCAACGCACTAGCATGGACTTTTTGCTGGGGCTCAGAATCAAATTTGCAGTGTGTGGtttctgggatccatgtgcttaAAGAAAACTCAGGAGGAACCCCAGAGTGCCCAAGGTAGGACTAATCTGGCTCCCCAGGTCACCTAATCACTCATCCCTagcccagagccacagagttactcTTCCCCCACCAGAGGTGAGAAAGCCAAACCTGGCTTGCAAAGCTCTGCCTGTGACTGTTGGCTTCCAAGGCATCACTGACTCCCAAGTAAACGGGATATGTCATCCCTGAATCCCTTCTTCAGGCATCCCCACAGGTCTCTCTGACTACTGTCCCCCTCCTGAATGTCCTCAGGGCTCTTGCTAGTGAATTCTGATGTCATGTGAGGTCCCCACTCCATCCCTTCCAAATGTTCAGCCAGGACTTCCCCTGGGACCCACAAAGGTTTCTCCAGATAGCACCTTCCATGGGAACAGAACTCATATGAAATCATTTCAATAAATAAGAAAGGCTGCTCcataaatgaaaatgtcaaataCAGGTCTAGGTGTTCTGTGGTACTCTCGGGTCACATAAGGGCCTTCTATTATTTTTCCTTGTCCTTTCCTTGTGTGTGCGCAGGTGTGCTCacccatgcttgtgtgtgtgtgtgtgtgtgtgtgtgtgtgtgtgtgtgtgtgtgtgtatgtgtgtgtgtgtatacaatgtgtgtgtgtgtatgctacttgaagagctatagacagttgtaagcctgtgtgggttttgggaactggacctgggtcctctgtaacaacagagtgctcttaaacactgagccatctctccagccctctgcttCATGAAGCTGGgtctgaagctcactgattcagctataCTGACTAGCCAAGGAGCCCCTGCAATCCTTCTGTTTTCACCACCCCAAtcctggggttgcaggcatgcagcaccatgcctggctttttgtgcGGGTGCTGagaacccaaactcaggtcctcatgtttttttaccaactttaccaactgagctgtctccccagccccatatgTCATCCTCTTGAAACCCAAATATCATTCATAAATGGGAAGTCCCTTATACCAATAGCATCCAACAGGAACAAGTAAAAGGAGCTGTTACCATGTCAATAATTTTGAGGTGTCCATAGGCAAACACGATGGCATTAGGCGGGGTGGCCACAGGCAACATGAAGGCAAGTGATGCACTCATGGTACAGGGAATCATGACGTACAGCGGATGGATGCCGATGGAACGAGACTGGAGAGACACACAACACCGCAACTCACAGCACAGGACACACAGAAGCTGGCCATACTTCAGAAGCATCTCCTGAGGCCTGGGTTACACTCCAACCTTCACAACTGTGTCTGGCTAGTCCCTCTGAACTTTATACTTCTCTACATGATAACTACTGACCACAAAAGACTGAGCTCAGAGGCTACCTGCCCTGGAAGCCCTTTTGGAGCCCCTCAATTTAGTTCATATGTGTTATGGGAGGGGGCAACACTTGAGCTGCGAGCCAGAGGCCATGCTGGACTTCCTCTAGACTGCACTGAATATTAAAATGTCCCATGAACCGTCTGCCTGCCTTGTCACAGACAGAGGCAGTCTGAAGAACTGGATTCAGGCCCTCTCGCCTGCAAGTACTTCCATAGGACCGCTTCATGTTGGGAACCCAGTACTCACctttttcatttcacattttaaaatgtacatctaCTAGCACAGAGTTGGCATTTGCCATGTATTCAGTGAATAAAGAAATAACACAATTTTAACATCTATCCAAGGGACTCTTTATCAGGTATATTTCCATGGGCAAACACATCTACAGAGATTTCACTGTAATGATTTACCATCAGCACACAGGAGACTGGCCCAATGACCAGCAGCTTTGCAATGGTGTATGCAAATAGTGCCACTCAGTTTAATGCCCACCGCTTTTCACTTTCCACATGTGAATGTTCAGGCGGGAACATGAAGGGCTTTAATGATAGTTCCAGGCAATTTACTCTGAAATTTTGCCTctagaagattttatttatttttcctttgtgtatatgagtgtttgcctgaatgtatgtctgtgcatcgtGTGTGCGCAGTGCCTGAGGATGccggaagagggtgttggatcccctgggactagagttacagatggttgtgagcctccatgtgggttctgggaactgaacctgggacctctggaagaacaatcaatgctcttaaccactgatctatctttccagccccatagaAGAGCTTATTTTCAAAGGGCCCAGCTACCTCCTTAGGTTAAAGCCTGTGTTTGCCCAGGTGGGACTATCTGTGCTCACAGGGTTCACAGGAGATGGCAAAGCCAGAGCCTTTGCTTAAGAGAGGAGCGCTCCCACTGCATGCCCAGAATCAGAAGACCTTCCTTGCCCCACTCCTGGTCCCTTGCCTCCCTGTCCTCCTCAgcctgtcttcttcctcctccctttctcttcctcctccccctcttcctcctcctccacctcttccttctctgcttccttgtgTGGGCAGCCTGCTTAGTGAAGAAGACATTTCCCTTGCTATTTTAAACACTTCTGTCTTCCctaggaatagaaagaaaaaccattCAGATTTGCTTTTTTGAACTGGATGCCCCCGGCTGCTGGGATGGGAATTTACCAACTTTGTCACTAGGCTCAGAGCTTCTGTGAGTCAGTCTGTCTCTGAGCTCAGACTAACCACAGCCTTTCCTGTTCCTCTCCAGGAAAGCTTTGGTGGTTTCCTCATTCAGGTTCTCTATGGTTCATGTATGGTTTGGGGACTCTCAGCACACCTCTAGGATGGGACATAGGTCATCTGGCTTTTCCTGAATTTCTTGAAGTCAAAACTACTTTTAACAGATGACAGAGGGAACTTAACAGACAACAGCTGATTTCCCTACAGGCTTTGCTTCCTCCTAAATTCCCAGCTTGCTTTGGAACCAACATTCATCAGCCCTTCCTCTATTGCCTCTATTCTCTGTCTCAGATCCCAGCAACccctctcttccctgggaagtCTTCAGGCATTCCCTCTCCTCCAAGCATCCCACTCTCAAGTCCCATATCCCCTGGCCTTCTTTCTGTGATATATGCCCTCTTCTCACCATCTTGAAACATAACTCAGGTAGTTAGTTGTGATGAATATGATAGTTGTGTGGCTGTTGTCGGTGGtatgataggtgtgtgtgtgtgtgggtgtgtgtgggtgtatatatatatatatatatatatatatatatatatatatatatatatatatatctggggattgaatccaggtccttgcACATGCCAGACAAGTGTTTTTCCACTGAACTATAGCCctagtctttgttttctttttgacagtGTCTCACAGAATCACCTTGAACCTGCAAccatcctgcctccatttcccaaacCATCTGATACAATAAAGTTTGAGCACCTGGTCCACCCTTGATGCTTTAGGCAGTGATGAAGAAATACCAAGAAGAGTGGACAAAGCAGTGAGAGAGGGCTTCAGAACCAGAGTCATCAAGTGTACATAAGACCACATTAGAGCCAGGGCCATATCTGGGTCTTCAAGCATGGTGAGGCTTTGGATCCTAATTTTACTGACTCAGGAAATGGTCAAGGGGTCACAACTTCCCATGAAATGTTCTTCCCTTCTCCAGCAAGTTACTTACcatggaggcaaagacaggcaggaaCAGGGTGGTGGTAGCCACATTACTTGTACACTCTGTGGTTATAGCAACGATACAGGACGAGACCAAGGTAATGATAACAGGTTGCACTGAGCTCAAGGGCTCCATCTGTTTCGCCAACCACTCAGAAAGTCCAGAAGCCTGGGAAGCACAGAAGACCATCATTTCACCATCATTTCAGGGCTCTTGGTTTACAATTCCTCCAGGGTCCATGAAGCTCAGCCCACCCCATTTCCAATTCTCTTTTTTGCACATAGGAAATCTTATCCATCCCTACGGTATTCATCCTTCTCTATCTTTGCTTGTGGCTTGGCTGATCTATTAACTAGATTCAAACACTAGATGTTATCTGGAAGATTCTATCCAAATGTCCTGTGAGCACATCAGGCTTAACGTGGCACAATCTAGGTTCCTCTTCTTCAGTCTGGAATCTGCTTCTCTGGGATCCCTAGCTAGTGACTGGATCTACCTGCCACTGCTACTGGGAGTCATAGTGGAGGGTTCATGACCTTCTGATTCCTGGTACCCAGTCATCACAAGTCACCCTAGATGACTCTTATCCACCTTCTCTCCTTAGACTTCTACATTCTCAAGACTTTGGAGAATAACCTGGACCACTAAGGATTTAGCCTTGGAATTCTGGGATAGGATGACAAGAGCAAAAAGCAGATAGTCAAGAGGCTGATGGCAGAGCCTTGGAAATGATCACATTTATGGGAGAACTGAACAAGAGTCAGCAGAGAAGGTTGAGGGGGGACAATGGAAGagggaagacaggagaaagggGGTATCCTGGAGATCAAAATGGTGGCAAGTGTCAAGGAGAGTGGCCAAGTTGAGAGGAGGAGTTAGAGGACGACTGCAGAGAACCCCCTAGTTCTCTGCTGGCCTCAGATGCCACTCCAGACTCAGGATGCCTGTTCTCAAGTGTACATCTAACCAAGCCATGCTTGGCTGTTTCTCTTGGCCTTCAGAATCAAGGCCACACCGACTATCCTGAAACCAGACCCTTAGAATTCTGACTTCTGCCAGCCTCTCCAACCTCACTGCCACAACCAGGTGCCTCTTTGATCTTCTGCCACTTCGTCCCAAAAGGCTCTTGTAGATGCACCAGAGTCTCTAGACCTGGAAGCCTTCAGAAACAGATACTATGTCTCAACGTCTTCTGTAACTTCTATGCCTGGTCTATCACTAGGAATATACTAGGAATATTTGATAAGTGAAAGAAAATGCCAGATGGAGGTGGAGGAATGGTAGAGAAAGAGGTGACTAGACTGGTGGGTTTGCTCATCTGAAGCACGTACTCaacttatttaaatatatagCCTATATATTGGGCTGTGGATGTGGTTCAGTGGTACCGTGTTTTGTGtgagcttgatccccagcacaaaTGAAatagcatgcatgtgtgcacaaggCTTTGCCTTAGATGCTAAGCAAACAGTAAACCCAATACAGACCAAGTCTATCTGTTACGTTACATTCCTAGATAGATGGAAAGATGGCTGGATGTATTGAATGGATGTTTATAAGGTTAGAATGGatggcaaggaaggaaggaagaattaagaagaaaataaggaggaaggaaagaagaaaggaagggcaaatgaatgggatgggatgggtagaagggaggggaaaggaaggggaagggagggagggagggaggagggagggagggagggagggagggagggagggacagagaaatacagagagcgcaTCAGAGGAATCAGAGCaagccagagagacagaggatGGAATAGATGGATGGGTGATAGCAGCCCCAAGCTAGCTCAGCCCTTTCTGCTCAGGAGACAGTTAAATTGCATTTTCCTATGCTTCCAAGTACTTAGCTAGAGAAAAGTTTCAAAATCCCAATGCCATGTCAACAAGGAGTTCAGCAAGTAGAGGACCCAACAGACACGGTGACAATACTCAGGGAGACTCAAAAGACACTTCCCTAGGATTCATCAAGGCTACAGCATCCTCAGCCTCTTGTGCTTCCCTGTTTCCCAAGTCAGGACACTGCTCTTGATGACAGCACAGAGTCCCATGCTTAAAGAACCGTGCTGTTCTGTGGTGGAGACagtcagcccagggatggaaggGGTGCATGGTGACATTTGCCACCTCTTAGTAGAACTCAAGGGCCACCTAGGGCTGGACAAGTACCTCACATCCTTTTGCCATAGCAAATCCTCCCCCCAGGAGCAGCACTATGCTCCAGGGTACTTTTTCTTGGGTGAACTTCCAATCCAGCAGTGCTGGGGGATAGAAtggagttttcctttctgtgaagaaaaagaacacacgTGTGCATACATGCATTAGAAAGCAAGAGATGTGATCagaagaaacaagccagtaaagATAATGAGATACCAGTGCATACCTGCACAGTAGCTAAAAACTTGCGATAATCATGGAACCTCTTGCTGGGGGAGGATTTGGTTATATTCTCGGCTAAGGGCATCGTAAGACAGAACCACCTTTTCAAACAGCCACTTGGTCATATTCTTAAAAACTATTAAGCATTTAAGGGCATCTCTGCTAGGAATTTTGCCTAAAGAAACACCTACAAAGAAAAAGCtgtgggccgggcgttggtagcgccggacgttggtggcgcacgcctttaatcccagcacttgggaggcagaggcaggtggatctctgtgagtttgagaccagcctggtctacaagagctagttccaggacagcctccaaagccacagagaaaccctgtctcgaaaaaccaaaaaagaaaaaaagaaaagaaaaaagaaaaagaagagaaaagaaaaagaaaaagctgtatGCAGAATATTTGACTTATAATGAAATgttcagggctggtgagatggtgagATGGCATATGGCATAGGGACAATAAAGGTATATCTCACCAAGCCCGAGACAACTCCCAATAACTGTCCTCTATCTGACCTCTACAGATGCACCCTGGAGCCCCCccccctcttacacacacacaggagggagggtatatattaaaattttttaaagaaaaaaatgcccaaatATTCTATATCTGGGTGTCTACAGGATCCCTCTATATGACAAAATATTGAAGAATTAAGagccaataaaaacaacaaagagacagaGTTCAAGCTGTGTGTGCTTAGATGACAAATTTTATAGTATATATGCATATcataaaaacaggaaggaagaaaaatattgacACCATTATGGAGAATTTAAAACACTTTCTATGCCTGCTGTGatgtatacataaaatttaaagtatttaaatacaaaaagaaaatttacataTCTTAAAAATCTCCATTTCCCTGGCCTTTGTAATGTAGCCAGACATGTTCAGTAGGACAGAATTCTCTGCCCTCTAGACCCAGGGACCATCCCACGGGAATCCAATCATGATGGCTGTAAAGCCATGAGAGGCCTTCCTTACCTTCCTCAGTCTGGCTGCTGAAGTTGAACTTGGGCTTCTGTGAAGGTACAATGAAAAGCAAGATGGACACAAAGATGGACACTGTGGCATCAGTGATATAACTATGTAGGGAAGCACACGTAGGAACTCAGTGATAGTCATACAACAAATTTGCCCCAACCCACAGTTCCAAGTCTAAATGCTCCTTCAGGAGGGGACGGGCTCTGTTATGTATGAAAACCAGAGGTCCCGAAATCAAGGTTAGGAGTGGGTGGGAGGCTACAACCAATACCCTGAAATTCTTGGCCACCAACTTTGGGTGATCGCCCCCTCCTGACTTTCACACCCCCCCCTAATCATTCTACACTGCTCTGTGGGTGAACTTCATGATTTCTTAACCGGGAGTTTTAGACTTCTGGATTCACTGGGCCTCACAAACTGCTGCTAAGCCAGGTAACCAGGATGGAGCAGCCAGCCCCAGCCAGCCACCTCCTCACTCACATCTTCTGTCTTTGCTCAGCTTTCTTGTATGCCCCATCAAAGCCAGGGGAGAGCCCACATGTACTCTCTCCCAACTAAGCTTCCAAGTAACCTTGATGCATCTTAGATAGTTTCTGAAGAAAGATAAGAAAGGAAGATGGCAGAAACCACAGCTCTAAGGGGCCTACTCCAGCCCAATAAACTGCACCAGGGCTCTGGTCACCCTGCTCACCAACCATGTTTGGCTCAGCCTTCTGTGGGACATGACGGAGCCACAGAAACAAATGCACCTGCAGTTTTATCACCAAGATGGATAGGAAATGAATGAAGTCCCCAGAATGTTCCTTTAAAGCCTAGCTCCAGAACACAGCGCCCAAGAAACGCTGGCATGCAGACAGCATTATCCTAACTAAAGCCTTCCTCTGATCCCACTTACTTGGTTTTTCCATCGATCCAGGCAATGGACAGCCAGCCAGGCATGAAGCCAGGGTCTCGGGAGAACCATAGGATGATAAGCAGGGCGAAGCATAAGAGCACATTGATTTCGGCGTAGGTCAAGGGCCCCAGCTTCTTGTATTCCTCCTGCAGCACCTTGTAGATAACTTTCTCGTTGCTCCTTCTCTTCAGGCCGCAGCAGATGCaagattttttaaatctagaCCACGCATGGACAAGAAGATAGCAGGGCAGATGGAATGACTCAGGGGCCACTGGGATAGAGGAATCTGACCAACTCACAGCAGAATGCCGTGACCACATACACCTGACTGTTCTGGGCCCTGCACGGGTCCAGCCCTCCCTCTTTCTGATTTTCacctgcttcccccaccccccccagaTTGTTTTAGGGACAGACTGATGAAAGATAGAGGCTGAGGGCCCAGAGAACAACCTCAAGAACACTTCCAAAGCTGGGAGTGAGGTGGTACAAAGGGGGTGTACCTCCATCTCAGCCAGGTCACAGGGACAGCAGTAGACGGAAAGGAGAGGTTAGAAGGGCGAGTGGGAGGATAGAACATGTTGCTGGTGTTCATCAGCAGAGCTGGTGTAGCTATTAGCCAAGGGAAGACTATGCTCCAGGATCCCAGGAAGAAGGCTAGGGGAACTTCTAGAGCCTACAGGATCCGGACTCTCATGATCCCCAAGCTTTCTCTTCCCATCATAGCCTGGAGCTGCCTTCCACAGAGCTCGGATCTCACCCCCATCACTAATGGTTCCAGAGGGTAGGAGAAAGGAGAGGCACTTGACAGAACTGGCCAGACAGGGGCTGGGGCTCTTGAATTCCCAGGGCCTAGAAGCGTAGGATTAAGGACTCAGGAGACTTGGGGCAGGCATCAGCTATGGCTGAGATAGGAAGGAAGCCAGCCTAGACTCTACTTTGGGATGGTCCCTTCAGGGTGTTCCACTGGAAGATGGGCCTGCCAGAGCAGCTAACATGGCCTCCTCTGGGGTGGTGTTGGTTTGAAATGGCAGGAAGGAGGGGGATTTAGGGAGAAAGGTGACTGGGTTGCATGGAGTGAGTAACTGGGATAAATATAATGGATAAAATGCAGGCCTCAAGTTCTTCCCAGGGGATTTGTCCCACATATGTCCACCTCTGTTGGCCTCAAAGCAGTGGAGCAAGACCAAGAGCATTGTCTCTGGGGGAGCTCTCCCCTTTAGAACCCTTTCAGGTCCAGCACAAAATTCACAGGAGGGCTGGGCTGACAAAAAGTGTCTGGTTCCCACAGCCATGCTAGATGTGAACCACCTTCAAGGCAATGTCAGTGGTATGGTTGCCTCTCAAAGGACACTAGGTCATCAGAACTTAAGGCAGCAGGGAGACTCCTGTGCCTTCAGAAGCAGCTGGGACCTCCATGCTGAACTGTGGAAGGCCTCCTTCCTAAGACCCTCTAGTGTGGAGATAGCTCTGTTGTCACTGGTAGGGACCTCTCTGCCATCACTGGCTCCAGTCTATGCTCTTTCAAGCATGGGCCTGCCACTTCCTGCCATCCGAGAGACTTCAGAGCTGTTCTGGGGACTCCTGCATTCCAGGAGAAGGGGTAGCCTTGGTGTTTTTAGTTGCTTAACATGGGACAGGCATTGAGAAGCCTGGGCCTAGCTGGTGCTGATGGAAAGTTCCTGATTCACAGACTCTGGGGCTGTGTTGAATGTTTAGTCTTCTGATGCTGCCCCCACAGTGGTGATGCTAAACCTCCTGACCCTTGTGTTCAGTTTAACTGAGTACCTTCCCTGGGCTCATTTCATCTGGTGGCCACTGGATCCTGTGGCCATCCTGAAGTTGGGTTAGGGACCACAGTGTCCTTCTGCAAAAGAATGGCCTCCATTATGGTGCATCACAGTGAACTGGATATgctgcagagccacagagagtgaGAGGGACCCCTGGGTCCACACATACCTCTCCATGGTGCCAGAAGGGAAGCACTCCCAGAAAACACTCGTCCCACTTTCAGCTGAGACTGGTTGGGATACCTGAGTGTGAGACAGCTATAATATGCCAACATCATTCCTAGTGGTCCTGGGTGAAGGTCTGTGACTGCCTATAAACTCGAGCAAAATGGGTTTTCTGCCTGAAAGACCTTGGTACTGCTTCCCATCTTCAGATGAGAATCTTAAGAATGGTCAAGATACAAGGAACAGTAGAGGTATGTTCTGTGGCTGGGAAATGTAATTCTTGGCTTCACCAGACCTGGTCCAGGAAGCCACAGATGCATGGGGAGATCATCAGGTTTTGGCATGTGGTAGAGTGTGGCCTAAGACAGAGAACAGCTCCCATTTCTGCTGAGCCATTTGTTCTCTACCTTGTGGATCTGGAATGGAAATTAGGCTACCTGTGAGCCATGCTGCCCTTGGTGTCTGAGTTGGAGTGGCATGTCAAGGAGGAGTAGGGTAGAAGATAGCCCTGCTTCTCTCCTACCTGCAGCCAGAAGTCCTGGTATATTCATGACAAGTGCTGTTCAGGCTTCTCATGCCCACAAAGGCAGTAGAAGCTGTAAAAGGCTGGGTGGAACCATATTTGGGTTGTCAGCTAAGTTTTCAGGGCCATTGTGTCCCTATCATCTGCTGGCTGGGAGGCTGATGGTGCCCTGATAGTCTGGCTGCCCAGCCAGCTCCCTCTGTATACTTGAACTTAGGGTTTTAGGGAAACCTAAGGCCATAGGTAGTCCTTCTAACACTAGGACAGCAACCCTTGGCACAGGCTCTGGATCTGACTGACTGGACTCCAATCACTTCTGTGCAGTACAATGAGGCATAAGTCATATAACCTCTCCAGTTGTTGAGTCTGTATATTGGCAATATCTATACTAGGACTTACTTCACAGGTTGTTGTGAAGATTCGTTCATAAACGGAGAGTGCCT
Encoded here:
- the Slc13a5 gene encoding solute carrier family 13 member 5 isoform X4 translates to MASVKTYLTKFKSFMILFLSPILLLPLIILVPNKVCIQYMKDTNMLFLGSLIVAVAVERWQLHKRIALRMLLYVGTKPSMLMLGFMFITAFLSMWISNTATTAMMIPIVEAMLQQMVATNAAVDVCQGTLELSDKNKAGEFPGNQVIFEDLAAQKHEDEDTKNMYKAMNLCVCYAASIGGTATLTGTGPNVVLLGQMQELFPDSKDTINFASWFGFAFPNMVLMLVLSWLWLQSFYMRSKFKKSCICCGLKRRSNEKVIYKVLQEEYKKLGPLTYAEINVLLCFALLIILWFSRDPGFMPGWLSIAWIDGKTNYITDATVSIFVSILLFIVPSQKPKFNFSSQTEEERKTPFYPPALLDWKFTQEKVPWSIVLLLGGGFAMAKGCEASGLSEWLAKQMEPLSSVQPVIITLVSSCIVAITTECTSNVATTTLFLPVFASMSRSIGIHPLYVMIPCTMSASLAFMLPVATPPNAIVFAYGHLKIIDMVKSGFIMNFIGIASVFLSVNTWGRSIFNLDVFPDWANMTSINT
- the Slc13a5 gene encoding solute carrier family 13 member 5 isoform X3 encodes the protein MASVKTYLTKFKSFMILFLSPILLLPLIILVPNKIVRCAYVVILMAIYWCTDVIPVAVTSLLPVLLFPLFKILDSKEVCIQYMKDTNMLFLGSLIVAVAVERWQLHKRIALRMLLYVGTKPSINTATTAMMIPIVEAMLQQMVATNAAVDVCQGTLELSDKNKAGEFPGNQVIFEDLAAQKHEDEDTKNMYKAMNLCVCYAASIGGTATLTGTGPNVVLLGQMQELFPDSKDTINFASWFGFAFPNMVLMLVLSWLWLQSFYMRSKFKKSCICCGLKRRSNEKVIYKVLQEEYKKLGPLTYAEINVLLCFALLIILWFSRDPGFMPGWLSIAWIDGKTNYITDATVSIFVSILLFIVPSQKPKFNFSSQTEEERKTPFYPPALLDWKFTQEKVPWSIVLLLGGGFAMAKGCEASGLSEWLAKQMEPLSSVQPVIITLVSSCIVAITTECTSNVATTTLFLPVFASMSRSIGIHPLYVMIPCTMSASLAFMLPVATPPNAIVFAYGHLKIIDMVKSGFIMNFIGIASVFLSVNTWGRSIFNLDVFPDWANMTSINT